TATCTCTTCTCCCTCAAGATCCTTACCCCGGCCGGTCGGGACCAGCAAAAATATGTGGTGAGCGACCGCCCCCAGGCTTTCGGCCAGCTTCAATATCTCTTCGAGCTCGCTAAGGTTCCTCTTGGTAATGGTGGTATTTATCTGAAACTCGACCCCGGCCAGCTTGGCATTCTCAATCCCCTTTAAGGCATCAGCAAAAGCGCCTTTCACGCCCCTAAACTCGTCGTGGATTCTAGGATCGCTGCTGTCGATGCTCACGCTGATTCTGGGCACCCCAGCCTGAGCGATCCTCTCGGCCATCTCGCTCGTTATAAGCGTCCCGTTTGGAGCCATAACCACGCGCAAACCTTGCTCCTTAGCGTAAGCGATGATCTCAAAGATGTCCCCTCTCATCAGGGGCTCGCCGCCGGTCATGATGATGATCGGTCTGGCAAAGCTGGCTATATCGTCTATGAGAACAAAGCATTCTTCGGTGGAGAGCTCTTTCCCTTCGCACTTATCGCTAGCCGAAGCCCGGCAGTGGGCGCACTTTAAATTGCAGACCCCGGTTATCTCCCAGGCGATCATCCTGGGCGGGTTAATTTGGGGCATGGAGTTTGGGGTCTGGAGCGGGCGGCCCTCTTTGCTTTTGCCTCCGAACTCGCCACTCATAACTCCAGGCTTTTTTAGCCGAGCCATTTGGCAACGTCTTTCGCGTGATAGGTCAAGATCATGTCGGCTCCGGCTCGCTTGATGGAGGTCAGCATCTCTAAGACTACCAGCTTCTCATCGACCCAGCCATTTGCG
The window above is part of the Actinomycetota bacterium genome. Proteins encoded here:
- the ahbD gene encoding heme b synthase codes for the protein MSGEFGGKSKEGRPLQTPNSMPQINPPRMIAWEITGVCNLKCAHCRASASDKCEGKELSTEECFVLIDDIASFARPIIIMTGGEPLMRGDIFEIIAYAKEQGLRVVMAPNGTLITSEMAERIAQAGVPRISVSIDSSDPRIHDEFRGVKGAFADALKGIENAKLAGVEFQINTTITKRNLSELEEILKLAESLGAVAHHIFLLVPTGRGKDLEGEEITPEEYEEVLNWFYAKKDKTPLELKATCAPHFARIIDQHGGCEEKAPSGHPGLSSRNQGCLGGRSFCFISRLGQVQPCGYLDIDCGNVRDKSFKEIWENSEVFVDLRNPAKLKGKCAACAWRVSCGGCRARAYAKTGDYLTEEPYCVYVPKGKAE